A single Vibrio sp. YMD68 DNA region contains:
- the add gene encoding adenosine deaminase: protein MITKNIPLTDLHRHLDGNIRTQTILDLGKKFGVSLPAYDIESLTPHVQIVEAEPSLVAFLSKLDWGVAVLGDLDACRRVAYENVEDVLNAQIDYAELRFSPYYMAMKHKLPVEGVVEAVVDGVRAGVRDFGVQANLIGIMSRTFGIDACQQELDAILTQKDHIVAVDLAGDELGQPGDRFISHFKQVRDAGLNVTVHAGEAAGAESMWQAIQELGATRIGHGVKAIHDPKLMDYLVEHRIGIESCLTSNFQTSTVESLTNHPIKQFLDHGVLACLNTDDPAVEGIELPYEYEVAAPQAGLSQAQIKQAQINGLDLAFISEQEKQALKDKVNQR, encoded by the coding sequence ATGATTACAAAGAACATCCCTTTAACTGATCTGCACCGTCATCTCGACGGCAATATTCGTACTCAGACCATATTAGACCTTGGAAAAAAGTTTGGCGTTTCTCTTCCTGCTTATGATATTGAAAGCCTAACTCCTCACGTACAGATCGTTGAAGCTGAGCCATCACTGGTCGCTTTTCTATCAAAACTAGACTGGGGAGTGGCCGTATTGGGCGATCTTGACGCTTGTCGTCGTGTTGCTTACGAAAATGTTGAAGATGTTCTGAATGCACAAATTGATTACGCTGAGCTGCGTTTTTCACCGTACTACATGGCCATGAAACACAAACTGCCTGTCGAGGGTGTCGTTGAAGCTGTGGTTGATGGTGTTAGAGCTGGCGTCCGTGATTTTGGTGTTCAAGCCAATCTAATCGGTATTATGAGCCGCACATTTGGTATCGATGCCTGCCAGCAAGAACTTGATGCGATCTTAACTCAGAAAGATCATATTGTTGCCGTCGACTTAGCTGGAGATGAACTGGGTCAACCCGGAGATCGCTTCATTAGTCATTTTAAACAAGTTCGTGATGCGGGCCTGAATGTCACTGTTCATGCGGGAGAAGCAGCAGGCGCAGAAAGCATGTGGCAAGCAATTCAAGAGCTTGGAGCAACTCGCATTGGACACGGCGTTAAAGCCATTCATGATCCGAAATTAATGGATTACCTTGTAGAGCACCGTATTGGAATAGAGTCATGCTTAACCTCTAATTTCCAAACAAGCACAGTTGAGTCTTTAACAAATCACCCCATTAAACAGTTCTTAGATCACGGCGTTTTGGCGTGTCTAAACACCGATGATCCGGCTGTAGAAGGTATAGAGTTGCCTTACGAATACGAAGTGGCTGCACCACAAGCAGGCCTAAGCCAAGCTCAAATTAAACAAGCTCAAATTAATGGTTTGGATCTGGCATTTATCTCTGAACAAGAAAAACAAGCGCTGAAAGATAAAGTCAATCAGCGTTAG
- the aroE gene encoding shikimate dehydrogenase, with protein sequence MTQQIDRYVVFGNPIKQSKSPFIHTLFARQTNQPLTYVSACPPKDGFKQAATLFFSEGGKGCNITAPFKEDAYQFADRLTERAQLAGAVNTLKKLDDGEIIGDNTDGEGLVQDLLQYQVPLKGARILLIGAGGAARGVIKPLLDQNPAEIIIANRTHAKAQQLAEMFEPYGNIKAINIGEVDESFDVIINSSSSGLTGDLPAISPAIFSPYSVVYDMVYGSGKTKFNQWATEHLVSATYDGLGMLVGQAAESFMLWRGLRPGSRQILRELRKNLEGL encoded by the coding sequence ATGACTCAGCAAATAGATCGTTACGTGGTTTTCGGCAATCCCATTAAACAAAGTAAATCTCCCTTCATCCATACTCTATTTGCGCGCCAAACCAACCAGCCTCTTACTTATGTGTCTGCTTGTCCACCCAAAGATGGATTCAAACAAGCGGCAACGCTCTTTTTTTCAGAAGGTGGCAAGGGCTGTAATATTACGGCGCCTTTTAAAGAAGATGCTTATCAATTCGCTGACCGTTTAACCGAGCGAGCACAGTTAGCAGGTGCCGTGAATACACTAAAGAAATTAGATGATGGAGAGATCATTGGTGACAATACCGATGGTGAAGGGCTCGTCCAGGACCTCCTTCAATACCAAGTGCCTTTGAAAGGTGCTCGTATTCTACTGATTGGCGCCGGTGGGGCTGCAAGAGGTGTCATCAAGCCGCTTTTGGATCAAAACCCAGCTGAAATCATTATTGCCAATCGAACCCATGCAAAAGCTCAACAGCTTGCAGAGATGTTTGAACCTTATGGAAATATTAAAGCGATCAACATTGGGGAGGTGGATGAATCTTTCGACGTCATCATCAATTCTTCTTCATCGGGCTTAACTGGCGACTTGCCAGCAATATCTCCAGCAATATTTTCTCCTTACAGCGTTGTTTATGACATGGTGTATGGCTCAGGAAAAACGAAATTTAACCAATGGGCGACAGAGCACTTAGTGTCAGCCACCTATGACGGTTTAGGAATGCTCGTCGGCCAAGCCGCAGAAAGTTTTATGCTATGGAGAGGATTGAGGCCTGGCTCGAGACAAATCCTAAGAGAGTTACGTAAAAACTTGGAAGGTCTTTAA
- a CDS encoding 5-(carboxyamino)imidazole ribonucleotide synthase, with protein sequence MHVLVLGAGQLARMMSLAGAPLNIEISAFDVNSATIVHPLTLAVMGQGLENAIAQADVITAEFEHIPHDVLDICEQSGKFLPRTEAIKAGGDRRIEKALLDQAQVRNADYYIVNTREDFDAAIESVKLPMVLKSALGGYDGKGQWRLKSLKDVDAIWSEMAECIASSPSQSIVAEAFIPFNREVSLVGARAKDGSIAVYPLAENVHTNGVLSLSTAIDDPQLQSQALQMFSAIANRLDYVGVLALEFFDVDGQLLVNEIAPRVHNSGHWTQQGAETCQFENHLRAVCGLALGSTKLIRPTAMINILGEDKLPDALLSTEGCHIHWYGKEKRAGRKMGHINVSAQTATELKLTLASLAKVLNERAYPAIHELAKN encoded by the coding sequence ATGCACGTATTGGTATTAGGTGCAGGTCAACTTGCTCGAATGATGTCACTGGCTGGCGCACCACTTAATATTGAGATATCTGCCTTTGACGTGAACAGTGCAACTATTGTTCACCCTTTGACCCTGGCGGTAATGGGTCAAGGATTAGAAAATGCCATTGCACAAGCCGATGTGATCACGGCTGAATTTGAGCACATTCCACATGATGTGCTCGATATCTGTGAACAAAGTGGAAAGTTCCTTCCCAGGACAGAAGCAATCAAGGCGGGTGGTGACCGACGAATAGAAAAAGCGCTGCTTGATCAAGCCCAAGTGAGAAATGCTGACTATTACATCGTGAATACCCGTGAAGATTTTGATGCCGCTATTGAGTCTGTGAAGCTTCCAATGGTGTTGAAGAGTGCGTTAGGCGGGTATGATGGAAAAGGTCAATGGCGTCTTAAATCGCTAAAAGACGTTGATGCCATCTGGTCTGAAATGGCTGAATGTATCGCCTCTTCTCCTTCTCAATCGATTGTGGCAGAAGCCTTCATTCCGTTTAATCGAGAAGTCTCTCTTGTGGGAGCAAGAGCAAAAGATGGCAGCATTGCCGTTTACCCATTAGCGGAAAACGTTCACACCAATGGCGTACTCAGCTTATCAACAGCTATTGATGATCCCCAACTGCAAAGCCAAGCACTGCAGATGTTTTCAGCGATTGCCAATCGCCTAGATTATGTGGGCGTTCTTGCGTTAGAGTTTTTTGATGTTGATGGGCAACTACTGGTCAACGAAATAGCTCCGCGAGTGCACAACTCCGGACACTGGACTCAGCAAGGTGCAGAAACCTGTCAATTTGAAAACCACCTACGCGCTGTTTGTGGTCTGGCTTTAGGGTCAACTAAGCTTATCCGTCCTACTGCGATGATCAATATACTGGGTGAAGACAAACTACCAGACGCTCTGCTTTCTACGGAAGGCTGTCATATACATTGGTATGGAAAAGAAAAGAGGGCGGGTCGAAAAATGGGCCACATCAATGTTTCAGCTCAAACAGCCACAGAACTTAAGCTGACTTTGGCCTCTCTGGCTAAGGTTCTCAATGAACGTGCTTACCCCGCTATTCATGAACTGGCTAAAAATTAA
- the purE gene encoding 5-(carboxyamino)imidazole ribonucleotide mutase, with translation MKVGIIMGSKSDWPTMKLAAEMLDQFGVPYETKVVSAHRTPQLLADYATTAKERGIKVIIAGAGGAAHLPGMAAAFTSVPVLGVPVQSRALKGMDSLLSIVQMPKGIAVGTLAIGEAGAANAGILAAQIIGTHDETVMAKVEAFRTEQTDTVLANPNPAED, from the coding sequence ATGAAAGTCGGCATTATTATGGGTTCTAAATCAGATTGGCCAACCATGAAACTAGCAGCAGAGATGCTAGACCAATTTGGTGTCCCTTACGAAACCAAGGTCGTTTCTGCACACAGAACTCCTCAGCTACTCGCGGATTACGCAACTACTGCAAAAGAGCGTGGCATTAAAGTCATCATCGCAGGAGCGGGCGGGGCTGCTCACTTACCAGGAATGGCTGCGGCCTTTACCAGTGTTCCGGTATTAGGGGTTCCAGTACAATCTCGCGCTCTTAAAGGGATGGATTCATTGTTATCCATTGTACAAATGCCTAAAGGGATCGCCGTGGGTACTTTGGCTATCGGTGAAGCCGGTGCGGCCAATGCTGGAATTCTAGCTGCACAAATCATCGGCACACACGATGAGACAGTCATGGCTAAAGTTGAAGCGTTCCGAACAGAACAAACCGACACCGTCCTTGCCAACCCGAATCCTGCTGAGGACTAA
- a CDS encoding EAL domain-containing protein, with translation MTQITLRTAVVLPFILIFLVTMGCIIAVQKYSYEEMVNEVTDKHLTSLTTNVVQKLDHYLEESFQASLSISHNIGQNKLYRSGNLELIEDYILSSFHSLYEPISQIGVISFGSEAAEYIGFRKEADDAYTLMLQDNRSNDNLVIYQGDAISDNTRAVIENYDPRIRPWYTPVSSNLKPVWSSIYTDADERQTITISALAPVIDNDEFMGVVATDIKLHTFNAFLAELKQRTKATIYIFDNDQQLITHSSDKSVVSWGTPITDKGDRLLAIESANPIIQSMAEFIRPLAFPIQSRLYKFDSIISGERYFSQVTPYTDQHGLEWYIGVSISEPDLLGKLPNNQRLSWSLGIFVSVIGIALGFIAFNKITQPLTATARAASDLADGNWHSTMPKSGHIYEINLLVNAFNEMTDNLKISFDALRNQLLYDSLTKVYSREGLIDCCDKLPTLNGHLLMIGINRFRNINDSIGHNRADHLLKDISQRIKHIAHKNTYLARIGGDEFAIYLPEQITESDLKQLALRVHQAFASPFVIDGQNLIISVSIGIVSDNDNQSSMGKWLRNGSIALSNSKLEPSNISYYRPEMADISKNRTTMMAKIKTAIENNEFVAFYQPIMDLNTGDVIGAEALARWISPKEGLIPPLDFIPIAEEYGFISEIGEQILRQACRDTMLGVEQGKWGKDFHMHVNVSANQLSQQDYISSLTKTIEDSGIDAQYLTLEITESRIVSGDKLVLNNMQAIQQLGCKIAIDDFGTGYSSLAYLHELPFNCIKIDRTFIEQMNIETLDNSIVSAIINMTKGMKVNIVAEGIETIEQVQMLNSLHCPQGQGFLYSRPVPFTEWPTHLVNIK, from the coding sequence ATGACTCAAATAACACTAAGAACAGCGGTTGTTCTGCCTTTTATCCTCATCTTCTTGGTGACCATGGGCTGTATTATTGCGGTGCAAAAATACAGCTATGAAGAGATGGTTAATGAGGTTACTGATAAACACCTGACATCGCTGACCACAAATGTAGTTCAAAAGCTTGATCACTACCTTGAAGAATCCTTCCAAGCCAGTTTGTCCATTAGCCACAACATCGGGCAAAATAAGCTCTACCGTTCGGGTAACCTCGAACTGATTGAAGACTATATCCTGAGTAGTTTTCACTCTCTTTACGAACCAATTTCTCAAATTGGGGTCATCAGTTTTGGTAGCGAAGCCGCTGAATATATAGGCTTTAGAAAAGAAGCGGATGACGCCTACACCTTAATGCTTCAAGACAATCGTTCGAATGATAATCTGGTCATCTACCAAGGTGATGCGATAAGCGATAACACCAGAGCTGTGATTGAAAACTACGATCCGCGAATTCGCCCGTGGTACACACCGGTTTCGAGTAATTTGAAGCCCGTTTGGTCATCAATCTATACGGATGCCGATGAAAGACAAACGATAACCATCTCAGCACTGGCTCCGGTTATAGACAATGATGAATTTATGGGCGTTGTTGCGACAGATATTAAACTCCATACTTTCAATGCGTTTTTAGCCGAGCTTAAACAGCGCACCAAAGCGACCATTTATATCTTCGACAATGATCAGCAACTCATCACTCACTCAAGTGATAAAAGTGTTGTCTCCTGGGGAACCCCCATCACAGACAAAGGCGATCGTTTGCTCGCCATTGAAAGTGCTAACCCTATCATTCAATCCATGGCTGAATTTATTCGACCACTCGCTTTCCCTATACAATCTCGATTATATAAATTCGATTCCATCATCTCTGGTGAACGCTACTTTAGCCAAGTCACCCCGTATACCGATCAACATGGGCTTGAATGGTATATCGGCGTTTCCATTTCAGAACCAGATTTGCTGGGAAAATTACCGAATAACCAACGCCTGAGTTGGAGTCTTGGCATTTTCGTCAGTGTTATCGGTATCGCTCTTGGCTTCATCGCGTTTAACAAAATTACTCAACCACTGACGGCTACCGCTCGAGCAGCTAGCGATCTAGCAGATGGCAATTGGCATAGCACCATGCCTAAGTCTGGCCATATCTATGAAATTAACCTTCTCGTCAACGCATTCAACGAAATGACGGATAACCTCAAAATCTCCTTTGATGCTCTTCGTAACCAGTTGTTGTATGACTCATTAACCAAGGTATATAGCCGCGAAGGACTCATTGATTGTTGTGATAAATTACCAACTCTTAATGGTCATTTATTGATGATTGGGATAAATAGGTTTCGAAACATTAATGACAGTATTGGGCACAACAGAGCCGATCACTTACTGAAAGATATCTCGCAACGCATTAAGCATATCGCGCACAAAAATACTTACCTTGCTCGTATTGGAGGTGATGAGTTTGCGATTTACTTACCAGAGCAAATAACCGAGAGCGATCTCAAGCAGTTGGCATTGCGTGTTCATCAAGCCTTTGCTTCACCGTTTGTTATCGATGGCCAAAACCTCATTATCAGTGTCTCTATCGGGATTGTCTCGGACAATGATAACCAGTCATCTATGGGGAAATGGTTAAGAAATGGCAGTATTGCACTGAGCAACTCTAAACTCGAACCCTCGAACATCAGCTACTACCGACCTGAAATGGCGGATATTTCCAAAAACCGAACAACAATGATGGCTAAAATTAAAACGGCGATTGAGAACAATGAGTTCGTTGCCTTTTATCAGCCAATTATGGATCTTAATACCGGTGATGTTATTGGTGCTGAAGCTCTTGCCAGATGGATATCCCCTAAAGAAGGCCTGATCCCACCTCTAGATTTTATCCCTATAGCAGAAGAATATGGTTTTATTTCCGAAATCGGTGAACAAATCTTGCGCCAAGCGTGCCGAGATACGATGCTCGGTGTAGAACAAGGAAAATGGGGCAAAGATTTTCACATGCATGTCAACGTGTCGGCTAATCAACTCTCCCAGCAAGATTATATTTCCAGCTTGACCAAAACAATCGAAGACTCAGGTATTGACGCTCAATACCTTACCCTCGAAATCACCGAATCTCGCATCGTCAGTGGTGATAAGCTGGTGCTAAATAACATGCAAGCTATTCAACAGTTAGGCTGCAAAATCGCCATTGATGACTTTGGAACTGGCTATAGTTCGCTGGCTTACTTACATGAATTACCCTTTAACTGCATTAAGATAGACCGAACTTTCATTGAACAAATGAACATTGAGACTCTCGATAACTCTATTGTCTCAGCCATTATTAATATGACAAAAGGAATGAAGGTTAATATTGTCGCCGAAGGTATTGAAACAATAGAGCAAGTGCAGATGCTTAACTCCCTTCACTGTCCCCAAGGCCAAGGCTTCCTCTATAGCCGCCCTGTTCCTTTCACGGAGTGGCCAACACATTTAGTTAACATTAAATGA
- the hemF gene encoding oxygen-dependent coproporphyrinogen oxidase: MASIDKHKVKQFLLSLQDNICSALERADGTAKFEHDDWEKGPSERLAGGGRTRVMRNGHVFEQGGVNFSHVLGEQMPASATAHRPELAGRKFEAMGVSLVMHPNNPYIPTSHANVRFFIAEKEGEAPIWWFGGGFDLTPFYPFEEDCQHWHNVAKDICEPFGAQVYAEHKAWCDKYFFLPHRKETRGVGGLFFDDLNQWGFDQCFSYMQAVGEGFTDAYLPIVERRKETPFGEREREFQLYRRGRYVEFNLVYDRGTLFGLQSGGRTESILMSMPPLARWEYAYQVESDSPEAALYDHYLKPRDW, translated from the coding sequence ATGGCAAGTATTGATAAGCACAAAGTGAAGCAGTTTCTATTATCACTGCAAGATAACATCTGTTCCGCACTAGAACGGGCGGATGGCACGGCTAAGTTTGAACATGACGATTGGGAGAAAGGTCCGAGTGAGCGACTTGCTGGTGGTGGCCGAACAAGAGTCATGCGCAATGGGCATGTTTTTGAGCAAGGTGGTGTTAACTTCTCACATGTATTGGGTGAACAAATGCCAGCATCAGCAACGGCGCACCGACCAGAGTTAGCAGGCCGAAAATTTGAGGCGATGGGTGTTTCGTTAGTGATGCATCCTAATAACCCGTACATTCCGACATCTCATGCTAATGTACGCTTTTTTATTGCTGAAAAAGAGGGCGAGGCTCCGATTTGGTGGTTTGGTGGTGGTTTTGATTTAACGCCGTTTTATCCTTTTGAGGAAGATTGTCAGCATTGGCACAATGTTGCCAAAGATATTTGTGAGCCTTTTGGTGCCCAGGTCTATGCTGAGCATAAAGCTTGGTGCGATAAATACTTCTTCTTGCCTCATCGCAAAGAAACTCGGGGCGTTGGTGGTTTGTTTTTTGATGATCTCAATCAGTGGGGCTTCGATCAGTGCTTTTCTTATATGCAAGCGGTGGGTGAGGGCTTTACTGATGCCTACTTGCCTATTGTTGAGCGAAGAAAAGAGACGCCATTTGGTGAAAGAGAGCGTGAGTTTCAGCTTTACCGTCGTGGACGTTATGTTGAATTCAATCTGGTGTATGACAGGGGAACGCTGTTCGGATTGCAAAGCGGAGGGCGGACAGAATCGATTCTGATGTCGATGCCACCATTAGCTCGCTGGGAATATGCCTACCAGGTAGAAAGTGATTCTCCAGAAGCGGCGCTTTACGATCACTACTTAAAACCTCGAGATTGGTAA
- a CDS encoding DUF1488 domain-containing protein codes for MNQSILFPDMQNWDENLERVSFPAQQAGALIECYISMEQLEKLSAQEVKSPQQALDVFNQYRFDIEEIAEEKIEQEEWTSSGSIDV; via the coding sequence ATGAATCAGTCTATTTTATTTCCAGACATGCAGAATTGGGATGAGAATTTAGAGAGGGTGAGCTTCCCTGCTCAACAAGCCGGTGCATTAATTGAATGCTATATATCGATGGAGCAACTAGAAAAATTATCGGCTCAAGAAGTTAAGTCACCACAACAAGCGCTTGATGTGTTTAATCAGTACCGTTTTGATATTGAAGAAATAGCAGAAGAAAAAATAGAGCAAGAAGAATGGACCTCTTCTGGCTCTATTGATGTGTAG
- a CDS encoding gamma carbonic anhydrase family protein — MNSIRSYKGISPQIGDRVYIDSSSVLVGDIKIGDDSSIWPLVAARGDVNHIHIGQRSNVQDGSVLHVTHKNAENPSGYPLIIGNDVTIGHKVMLHGCTIHDRVLVGMGAIVLDGVVIQDEVMIGAGSLVPPNKVLESGYLYVGSPVKQARPLTDKERAFLQKSSDNYVQNKNDYINEVTSIPL; from the coding sequence ATGAATTCTATTCGTAGTTATAAAGGTATCAGCCCGCAAATTGGTGATCGTGTCTATATAGATAGCAGTTCTGTTTTAGTCGGTGATATAAAAATTGGTGACGATTCGAGTATTTGGCCGCTTGTTGCTGCTCGAGGGGATGTAAACCATATTCACATTGGCCAACGTAGCAATGTACAAGATGGTAGCGTTCTTCATGTTACCCATAAGAATGCGGAAAACCCAAGTGGCTACCCTCTGATTATTGGTAATGACGTGACGATTGGTCATAAGGTCATGCTTCACGGATGTACTATCCACGATCGAGTTCTCGTTGGTATGGGTGCAATCGTATTAGACGGCGTGGTTATTCAAGATGAAGTGATGATTGGTGCAGGCAGCCTTGTTCCACCGAATAAAGTATTAGAGAGTGGCTATCTTTATGTGGGTAGCCCAGTAAAACAAGCACGCCCTTTAACGGATAAAGAGCGTGCGTTCTTGCAAAAATCGTCAGATAACTATGTTCAGAACAAAAACGACTATATTAATGAAGTCACTTCTATTCCACTCTAA
- a CDS encoding GGDEF domain-containing protein, which translates to MTEPSILHTTALYHAAVSLLELSKQDKSINELACSLSVLLKQTLPVEGVQICDLSNNKLNFSYDGETLTKDLLGEQLDSFFYLVSSINEKKGMLTVPLSMLSKERMLSQKNKRSYDICTLSSDNQGHFALVVVYHPESEWRKEPQDLPMFALILQNIWQQRLSEMSSQNHRNLIDTQYNIILNQLQGETKKNQAMEIVATALAELAACRDEYQLLQQSIQILHERLGIDRAGAFVIDIKENEYRGVYGIDPDGKYRDESQDVYKFSHLSPPFCTVLTDPEKVLHVENDVTLYYIDQPIGIGWNGMVVLRNEQEALGWFAMDNLWNKQPFDVNLNEAFNIFGKTIARFLVEIRHNSQIRMLGKALSFMSRAENRHDLCRHAVQFAVEQLDIDRVGIFLPIDGDISQIQGTFGVDAEGKIRDESHIILAMPESELNLLAQETPNQLFVLDDTPLYYDSKVVGKGWNACILVRVNDVDTVCVFADNLLHKRVLTSQRKQLLQLFFNNVGEMVMRISSQESLIEANNLLEKRIAERTHELEIANKKLSNIAQQDMLTMLKNRRAYEEVLIKQWQAQWQSKGYLSLAVMDLDGFKMVNDTYGHQAGDELLQLLSKYLQIFFHRPSETVFRIGGDEFAILLIDFTPEAAFAHLDKLRKCFRDILEEQYKSVTLSIGLVSTIPNSEKVQEGLFSQADEALYQAKEQGKNCCMSKTIK; encoded by the coding sequence ATGACAGAACCCTCTATTTTACATACTACTGCTTTGTATCATGCTGCGGTGTCGTTATTAGAACTTAGCAAGCAGGATAAGAGCATCAATGAGCTGGCATGCAGTTTATCAGTTCTTTTAAAGCAAACTTTGCCTGTTGAGGGCGTACAGATTTGTGATTTATCGAATAATAAATTGAATTTTTCTTATGATGGTGAAACCTTAACCAAGGATCTGCTGGGTGAACAACTCGATTCATTCTTCTATTTAGTCTCTTCAATTAACGAGAAAAAAGGCATGTTAACCGTGCCTTTAAGTATGCTAAGTAAAGAGAGGATGTTGAGCCAAAAAAATAAACGTTCTTACGACATTTGTACGTTAAGTTCCGACAATCAAGGGCATTTCGCACTGGTTGTTGTTTATCATCCCGAAAGTGAGTGGCGAAAAGAGCCACAAGATTTACCAATGTTTGCGTTGATACTGCAAAATATCTGGCAGCAACGACTATCAGAGATGTCGTCACAAAATCATCGGAATCTGATTGATACACAGTACAACATCATACTCAATCAGCTTCAGGGTGAAACGAAAAAAAATCAGGCGATGGAGATTGTAGCTACTGCTCTCGCTGAGCTGGCGGCTTGTCGTGATGAATATCAGTTGTTACAGCAAAGCATTCAAATTTTACATGAACGGTTAGGAATCGATAGAGCCGGTGCGTTTGTTATTGATATAAAAGAAAACGAATATCGTGGTGTGTACGGTATCGACCCGGATGGAAAATATCGCGATGAAAGCCAAGATGTGTATAAATTTTCACATTTATCCCCCCCCTTTTGTACGGTACTGACTGATCCGGAAAAGGTGCTCCATGTAGAAAATGATGTAACGCTATATTATATCGATCAACCTATTGGTATAGGTTGGAACGGTATGGTAGTGCTTCGAAATGAACAAGAAGCATTAGGCTGGTTTGCTATGGACAATCTCTGGAACAAACAACCATTCGATGTAAATTTGAATGAAGCGTTTAATATTTTTGGTAAAACCATCGCCCGTTTTCTTGTGGAAATTCGTCATAACTCTCAGATAAGAATGCTAGGTAAAGCACTGAGCTTTATGTCTCGGGCGGAAAACAGACACGATCTATGTCGTCATGCGGTGCAGTTCGCGGTCGAACAGTTAGATATTGATAGGGTTGGCATTTTCCTCCCTATTGATGGCGATATCAGTCAGATACAAGGTACTTTTGGCGTTGATGCCGAAGGCAAAATTCGAGACGAATCGCATATTATTTTAGCTATGCCGGAAAGCGAACTCAATCTACTGGCACAAGAGACACCAAACCAGCTATTTGTGCTTGATGACACTCCTTTATATTACGATAGCAAGGTGGTGGGGAAAGGTTGGAATGCGTGTATTCTAGTGCGTGTTAATGATGTGGACACGGTTTGTGTCTTTGCTGATAACTTATTGCATAAGCGAGTATTAACCAGTCAACGGAAACAACTGCTACAGCTGTTTTTTAATAATGTCGGTGAAATGGTGATGCGTATAAGCAGTCAAGAATCGTTGATTGAAGCCAATAATTTATTAGAGAAACGAATCGCAGAGCGAACTCATGAGCTTGAAATCGCCAATAAAAAATTAAGCAATATTGCACAACAAGATATGTTGACCATGCTTAAAAATCGGCGAGCTTATGAAGAGGTATTGATCAAACAATGGCAAGCTCAGTGGCAATCTAAAGGTTACTTATCTTTAGCTGTTATGGATTTAGATGGCTTTAAAATGGTGAATGATACTTATGGCCATCAGGCCGGCGACGAGCTGCTGCAGTTACTGTCAAAGTACCTACAGATATTTTTTCATCGACCTTCAGAAACAGTTTTTCGGATTGGCGGTGACGAATTTGCTATCCTACTCATCGATTTTACTCCAGAAGCAGCGTTTGCTCATTTAGATAAATTACGCAAATGTTTTCGTGACATCTTGGAAGAGCAATATAAATCAGTGACGTTGTCTATTGGTTTAGTGTCTACTATTCCCAATAGTGAAAAAGTTCAAGAAGGTCTTTTTTCACAAGCTGATGAAGCACTCTATCAAGCTAAAGAGCAAGGTAAGAACTGCTGTATGAGTAAAACAATTAAGTAA